Proteins encoded within one genomic window of Spiroplasma endosymbiont of Agriotes lineatus:
- a CDS encoding protein phosphatase 2C domain-containing protein — protein sequence MGHFRVNNQDAVKFVKNEYGQYFGIVCDGLGGHNGGETASWMSVNLYISLFVKNNFSNFGDYEINKWLRRATMFVQESMVNYVKEYPQLTDMGTTVSLILITNNKAYLLNINDSRIYEYYQQNFQQLTTDHNVLNMLHNNKTNANIEKTLWKALTSALGPNKKLQIDIFLVSNIKGITFMLTTDGLHDYLEEY from the coding sequence ATTGGTCATTTTCGTGTTAATAATCAAGATGCAGTTAAATTTGTAAAAAATGAATATGGGCAATATTTTGGTATTGTTTGTGATGGTTTAGGAGGGCATAATGGCGGTGAAACTGCAAGTTGAATGTCTGTTAATTTATATATTAGTTTATTTGTTAAAAATAACTTTAGTAATTTTGGTGATTATGAAATTAATAAATGACTTCGGCGGGCGACAATGTTTGTGCAAGAATCAATGGTTAATTATGTTAAGGAATATCCGCAGTTAACTGATATGGGAACTACTGTTTCTTTAATATTAATAACTAATAACAAAGCTTATTTATTGAATATTAATGACTCGCGGATTTATGAGTATTATCAACAAAATTTTCAGCAATTAACAACTGATCATAATGTTCTTAATATGTTACACAATAATAAAACTAATGCTAATATTGAAAAAACATTGTGAAAGGCATTAACTAGTGCTTTAGGACCAAATAAAAAATTGCAAATTGATATTTTCTTAGTTAGTAATATTAAAGGTATAACTTTTATGTTAACTACTGACGGATTGCATGATTATTTGGAAGAATATTAA
- a CDS encoding serine/threonine-protein kinase, which yields MQIEKGIVLQQRYQIINKIASGGMANVYRANDSFLNQIVAIKILNQQAANNSQVLKKFYKEVKATTRIRHDNVVEFYGVFEQDNRWCIVLELVEGYTLKDQLLRTGPLSIKECLQVFQSILDGVGVGVARQENIVHRDLKPENILISFDGKIKVSDFGIAIITDDDKTTTSKIVGTAKYISP from the coding sequence ATGCAAATAGAAAAGGGCATTGTTTTACAACAACGATATCAAATAATTAATAAGATTGCTAGTGGCGGGATGGCAAATGTTTATAGGGCTAATGATAGTTTTTTAAATCAAATTGTAGCGATTAAAATTTTAAATCAACAAGCAGCTAATAATTCACAAGTTTTAAAGAAATTTTATAAAGAAGTGAAAGCAACAACGAGAATTCGCCACGATAATGTTGTTGAATTTTATGGTGTTTTTGAACAAGATAACCGCTGATGTATTGTTTTAGAATTAGTTGAAGGTTATACATTAAAAGATCAATTATTAAGAACAGGACCATTATCAATTAAAGAATGTTTACAGGTTTTTCAAAGCATTTTAGATGGTGTTGGTGTTGGTGTTGCTCGTCAAGAAAATATTGTTCATCGTGATTTAAAACCAGAAAATATTTTAATATCTTTTGATGGCAAGATTAAAGTATCTGATTTTGGGATTGCAATTATTACTGATGATGATAAGACAACAACAAGTAAAATTGTGGGAACAGCAAAATATATATCGCCATAA
- a CDS encoding UPF0236 family transposase-like protein, producing the protein MLEINNNVKTLENKHWFSLFTTHKNMYTNKCEQLANEYEKLDEYLYKYHYRLKQGYKVVHFASRTIITIFGEVVFKQRRYKYWNQKSGKFEYVCLLDKEIGLLSKQRIYFDVQFKVLSLLGDGKRDRDVLDALNHCYISKASISIILNKYDIAEYFQLAEKETKTRIDVKNKDLYIQLDETFLATLDQKVKQNQRIRLVTFHTGHKEKNYKNARRELENKRGHFLMLKVGKRINTMDYRNLLIKEL; encoded by the coding sequence ATGTTAGAAATTAATAATAATGTAAAAACCTTAGAAAATAAGCATTGATTTAGTTTATTTACAACCCATAAAAATATGTACACTAACAAATGCGAACAATTAGCTAATGAATATGAAAAATTAGATGAATACTTATATAAATATCATTATCGCTTAAAACAAGGTTATAAAGTAGTTCATTTTGCATCAAGAACAATTATTACAATTTTTGGTGAAGTTGTTTTTAAACAACGCCGCTATAAATATTGAAATCAAAAATCAGGTAAATTTGAATATGTATGTTTACTAGATAAAGAAATTGGTTTATTGTCCAAACAACGCATTTATTTTGATGTCCAATTTAAAGTTTTAAGTCTTTTGGGTGATGGTAAACGCGATCGCGATGTTTTAGATGCTCTAAATCATTGTTATATTTCAAAAGCTAGTATTTCAATTATTTTAAATAAATATGATATTGCTGAATATTTCCAACTAGCAGAAAAAGAAACTAAAACTAGAATTGATGTCAAAAATAAGGATTTATACATTCAACTAGATGAGACATTTTTAGCGACATTAGATCAGAAAGTTAAACAAAACCAGAGAATTCGTTTAGTTACTTTTCATACCGGACATAAAGAAAAAAATTACAAAAATGCTCGCAGAGAATTAGAAAACAAACGAGGTCATTTTCTAATGTTAAAAGTTGGTAAACGAATAAATACGATGGATTATCGTAATTTATTAATTAAAGAATTATAA
- the rpe gene encoding ribulose-phosphate 3-epimerase, giving the protein MKKLIIAASILDANYLCLKEQLQQLQKANIDWIHYDVMDGNFVNNLSFGAKILQDITKYLDIFIDCHLMVKVNCNMATYLMPYIEAKANSITMHYEALTSEQIKEFISFCEDNKIKKVLALNPTTSIEVLEPYLEQLDAVLLMSVAPGKGGQKFIISSLDKIKNLKTKIVINNYHCLIQVDGGINNDIAKLCQKQGADIVVVGSYLMQHSHIKQAVKELKND; this is encoded by the coding sequence ATGAAAAAACTTATTATTGCTGCTAGTATTTTAGATGCTAATTATTTGTGTTTAAAAGAGCAATTACAACAGTTGCAAAAAGCAAATATTGATTGAATTCATTATGATGTTATGGATGGTAATTTTGTTAATAATTTAAGTTTTGGAGCTAAAATATTGCAAGATATTACTAAATATCTTGATATTTTTATTGATTGTCATTTGATGGTAAAAGTTAATTGTAATATGGCAACGTATTTAATGCCATATATTGAAGCTAAAGCTAATAGCATTACGATGCATTATGAGGCATTAACATCAGAGCAAATAAAAGAATTTATTAGTTTTTGCGAAGATAATAAAATTAAAAAAGTTTTAGCTTTAAATCCGACAACATCAATTGAAGTATTAGAGCCATATTTAGAACAATTAGATGCCGTTCTTTTAATGAGTGTGGCCCCCGGTAAAGGGGGACAAAAATTTATAATTTCATCATTAGATAAGATTAAAAATTTAAAAACGAAAATTGTTATTAATAACTATCATTGTTTAATTCAAGTTGATGGTGGTATTAATAATGATATTGCTAAGTTATGTCAAAAGCAAGGGGCTGATATTGTTGTTGTTGGTAGTTATTTAATGCAACATTCACATATAAAACAGGCAGTTAAGGAATTAAAAAATGATTAA
- the rpmB gene encoding 50S ribosomal protein L28, which yields MSRKCEVTGKSVLSGNKLSHAMNASRRKWNVNLQTVKVEIDGQVKKVKMSTRALRTLKRKGV from the coding sequence ATGTCAAGAAAATGTGAAGTAACTGGTAAAAGCGTTTTGTCTGGTAATAAGCTTTCTCATGCCATGAATGCATCAAGAAGAAAATGAAATGTTAATTTGCAAACTGTAAAAGTGGAGATTGATGGCCAAGTAAAAAAAGTTAAAATGTCAACTCGTGCTTTAAGAACATTAAAACGCAAAGGAGTTTAA
- a CDS encoding Mbov_0396 family ICE element transmembrane protein, whose translation MEVKTEILQITVYNIGNTNWDGSGDNIPSNYSYPDNIGDFNMIAEVFGVWFMLFAMFMIVIALVQKIIELFFLFIISPWVMVVMTIDNGKGAFIWKDMVIAKFLVSTATLTGYFIFMTKIQTILSTNLAGLGIEGIGKSLFIILFMCGGGVVAWRCRHFPMLLPT comes from the coding sequence TTGGAGGTAAAAACGGAAATATTGCAAATTACCGTATACAATATTGGAAACACCAATTGAGATGGTAGTGGCGATAATATACCAAGCAATTATTCGTATCCTGATAATATTGGTGATTTTAATATGATTGCCGAAGTTTTTGGGGTATGATTTATGTTATTTGCAATGTTTATGATTGTAATTGCTTTGGTGCAAAAAATAATTGAATTGTTTTTCTTATTTATTATTTCACCATGAGTAATGGTCGTCATGACAATTGATAATGGTAAAGGAGCATTTATTTGAAAAGATATGGTAATTGCGAAATTTCTAGTATCTACCGCCACTTTAACAGGATACTTTATATTTATGACAAAAATTCAAACAATTTTAAGCACTAATTTAGCAGGATTAGGCATTGAGGGAATTGGAAAATCATTGTTTATTATTTTGTTTATGTGTGGTGGTGGTGTGGTGGCTTGGCGGTGCCGGCATTTTCCGATGTTGTTGCCAACTTAA
- a CDS encoding UPF0236 family transposase-like protein, which yields MLKVGKRINTMDYRDLLIKELQKHYVNINYDKIIVCGDGDAWIREIANSFGNVRYILDGYHAIKKLKQTAFNIIFENRKVRSRLVFLGIF from the coding sequence ATGTTAAAAGTTGGTAAACGAATAAATACGATGGATTATCGTGATTTATTAATTAAAGAATTGCAAAAACATTATGTTAATATTAATTATGATAAAATAATTGTTTGTGGTGATGGTGATGCTTGAATTAGAGAAATTGCCAATAGTTTCGGTAATGTTAGATATATTTTAGATGGTTATCACGCTATTAAAAAATTAAAACAAACTGCATTTAATATTATTTTTGAAAATCGTAAAGTAAGGTCGCGTTTAGTTTTCTTAGGTATTTTTTAA
- a CDS encoding UPF0236 family transposase-like protein, whose product MLEIKNNLKTIENKYWFSLFTTHKNMYTNKCEQLANEYEKLDECLYKYHYRLKQGYKVVHFASRTIITIFGEVVFKRRRYKYWNQKSGKFEYVCLLDKEIGLLPKQRIYFDVQFKVLSLLGDGKRYRDVLDALNHCYISKASISSILNKYDIAEYFQLAEKETKTRIDVKNKDLYIQLDETFLATLDQKVINKKPKNSFSYFSYRT is encoded by the coding sequence ATGTTAGAAATTAAAAATAATTTAAAAACCATAGAAAACAAGTATTGATTCAGTTTATTTACAACCCATAAAAATATGTATACCAATAAATGTGAACAATTAGCCAATGAATATGAAAAATTAGATGAATGCTTATATAAATATCATTATCGCTTAAAACAAGGTTATAAAGTAGTTCATTTTGCATCAAGAACAATTATTACAATTTTTGGTGAAGTTGTTTTTAAACGACGCCGATATAAATATTGAAATCAAAAATCAGGTAAATTTGAATATGTATGTTTGTTAGATAAAGAAATTGGTTTATTGCCCAAACAACGCATTTATTTTGATGTTCAATTTAAAGTTTTAAGTCTTTTGGGCGATGGTAAACGATATCGCGATGTTTTAGATGCTTTAAATCATTGTTATATTTCAAAAGCTAGTATTTCAAGTATTTTAAATAAATACGATATTGCTGAATATTTTCAACTAGCAGAAAAAGAAACTAAAACTAGAATTGATGTCAAAAATAAGGATTTATATATTCAGCTAGATGAAACATTTTTAGCGACATTAGATCAGAAAGTTATAAACAAAAAACCAAAGAATTCGTTTAGTTACTTTTCATACCGGACATAA
- a CDS encoding PQQ-binding-like beta-propeller repeat protein, translating to MKKLLEILGTITIASSGIAGIVCNAPVQTQEQQTKLENINYKRQKRSNNENNKINRTKIAIKTKSFIFSSGILLNNKIYFGSADPDHNVYEYDLATGQQKIIITTNGGIWSSGAVLNNKVYFGSEDHNVYEYDPAHRTTKNCY from the coding sequence ATGAAAAAATTACTAGAAATTTTAGGAACAATAACAATAGCAAGTAGTGGAATAGCAGGAATTGTTTGTAATGCACCTGTCCAAACACAAGAACAACAAACTAAATTAGAAAACATAAATTATAAAAGACAAAAACGAAGCAATAATGAAAATAATAAAATAAATAGAACAAAAATTGCTATTAAAACAAAATCATTCATTTTTTCTTCTGGAATATTATTAAATAATAAAATATATTTTGGTTCAGCAGATCCAGATCATAATGTTTATGAGTATGACCTCGCCACAGGACAACAAAAAATTATTATTACAACAAATGGAGGAATTTGATCTTCTGGTGCTGTATTAAATAATAAAGTATATTTTGGCTCAGAAGATCATAATGTTTATGAGTATGACCCCGCCCACAGGACAACAAAAAATTGTTATTAA